The Danio rerio strain Tuebingen ecotype United States chromosome 10, GRCz12tu, whole genome shotgun sequence genome contains a region encoding:
- the LOC141376329 gene encoding uncharacterized protein: MGMAFHPRLTPQAALQETQSQGQGASASPPTGASGQPRKEQTRPRAEDFFSRDGAGLDHHGSAPLRGTRSPVAELSEGARQQTSGPTEVLSEAPGAYGIRSRRHAARVAPYETTSALASRSGPQTRMARGHTPGLGYCAVSPRPQPLERPLVPTGRCASRTGVQPCCCFNKRFQHGLGGRVSRACGCGPLEGCPAALAYQSPRAVGSVPRSPPLFTGAGAATRAGQDGQYGGGGVYQPHGGYALSPHVSARPPSAPLESPAAEIAARHSRPRHAQLCSRCALTTAVTPWRMETPPRVCSADMGAIRGGPDRSVCFPRERSLPVVFFPDRGLSRHGCTGPQLASGHAQVCVSPSEPARAVSVQGQGGRGTGSASCAPLAQPDLDIRALTPRDGPPLADPFERGPTLSGTGHHLAPSPRSLEPPRVVPRREEDLGNLPTAVVNTITQARAPSTRRAYALKWSLFTEWCVSRREDPRNCQITVVLSFLQEKLDSRLSPSTLKVYVAAISAYHSAVAGGTVGKHNLVIQFLRGARRINPSRPPLMPSWDLALVLTSLRSDPFEPLESVSLRFLSLKTALLVALASIKRVGDLEAFSVSDSCLEFGPDYSHVILRPRPGYVPKVPTTPFRDQVVNLQALPPEEADPALSLICPVRALRISVDRTQNFRSSEQLFVCYGGRQQGSAVSKQRLSHWIVDAISLAYSSRGQPCPPGVRAHSTRSVASSWARARGASLTDICRAAGWATPNTFARFYNLRVEPVSSRVLGNPLVIEETTR; the protein is encoded by the coding sequence ggacaaggtgcttcggcatctccgcctactggggcttcaggtcaaccgagaaaagagcaaactcgcccccgtgcagaggatttcttttctcgggatggagctggactcgatcaccatggtagcgcacctctccgaggaacgcgctcgcctgttgctgaactgtctgagggagctcgacagcaaactagtggtcccactgaagttctttcagaggctcctggggcatatggcatccgcagccgccgtcacgccgctcgggttgctccatatgagaccacttcagcactggcttcacgatcgggtccccagacgcgcatggcacgcgggcacacaccgggtctcggttactgcgctgtgtcgccgcgccctcagcccttggaacgacccctcgttcctacaggccggtgtgcctctaggacaggcgtccagccatgttgttgtttcaacaaacgcttccaacacgggttggggggccgtgtgtcgcgggcatgcggctgcgggcctttggaagggtgcccagctgcattggcatatcaatcgcctagagctgttggcagtgttcctcgctctccaccgctttttaccggtgctggagcggcaacacgtgctggtcaggacggacagtatggcggcggcggcgtatatcaaccgcatggggggtatgcgctctcgccgcatgtctcagctcgcccgccgtctgctcctctggagtcacccgcggctgaaatcgctgcgcgccattcacgtcccaggcacgctcaattgtgcagccgatgcgctctcacgacagctgttacgccctggagaatggagactccaccccgagtctgttcagctgatatgggcgcgattcggggaggcccagatcgatctgtttgcttcccccgagaacgctcactgccagttgtttttttccctgaccgagggctctctcggcacggatgcactggcccacagctggcctcggggcatgcgcaagtatgcgtttcccccagtgagcctgctcgtgcagtttctgtgcaaggtcagggaggacgaggaacaggttctgctagttgcgcccctttggcccaaccggacctggatatcagagctctcactcctcgcgacggccctcccctggcggatccctttgagagaggacctactctctcagggacagggcaccatctggcaccctcgccccgatctttggaacctccacgtgtggtccctagacgcgaggaagacttaggtaacctaccgactgcggtggttaataccatcactcaggctagagccccctccacgaggcgcgcctacgccctgaagtggagtctattcactgaatggtgcgtctctcgcagagaagacccccgaaattgccagattactgttgtgctctctttccttcaagagaagttggacagcaggctgtcgccctccactctcaaggtttacgtggccgccatctccgcttatcatagcgcggtagctggcggcaccgtgggaaagcataacctggtcatccagttccttaggggtgctaggcggattaatccatctcgcccccctctcatgccctcttgggatctcgccctcgttctcacaagtctgcgatccgatccctttgagccactcgaatcagtatctctaagatttctgtccctgaagacagctctgctggttgcgttggcctccatcaagagggtcggggacctggaggcattttcggtcagtgactcgtgcctggaattcgggccggattactctcacgtcatcctgagaccccgccccggttatgtgcccaaggttcctaccaccccctttagagatcaggtagtgaacctgcaagcgctgcccccggaggaggcagacccagccctttctttaatttgtccagttcgcgctctgcgcatttctgtggaccgtactcagaattttagatcatctgagcagctctttgtctgttatggcggtcggcagcagggaagtgccgtatcaaaacaaagattatcccactggattgtggatgccatttcactcgcttattcgagtcgaggtcagccgtgtcccccgggagttcgtgcacactccactcggagcgttgcatcctcttgggcgcgtgcacgcggcgcctctctaacagacatctgtagagctgcgggctgggcgacacccaacacatttgcaaggttttacaatctgcgagtggagccggtttcctcaagggtattaggtaaccctttggtgattgaggagacaactcggtag